One Scyliorhinus torazame isolate Kashiwa2021f chromosome 17, sScyTor2.1, whole genome shotgun sequence genomic window, tccacacagacaatgactcagggccaggatcgaacccgggtcctcagcgccgtaggcagcagagcaccaccatgccgccctgtattttggatgaaatgttaaaccaagaCCTATCTGCCTCCGATAGATTAAAAAAatgccatggcactattttgaagaagaaccgcAAGTTATCTCCAGTGTCCTAACCAATAATTATCTCTTGACCAACATCGCTAAAACAGGTGATCTGGTCACCAGcaattgtttgtgggagcttgctatgcacaaaATGTCTGCCATATTTCCTACGTAATAActatgactacacttcaaatatcACTTAATTGGTTGTGATGCTTTGGGATGTTCTATGGTTATGAAAGGTATTATATAAATTCAAATGTTTTTGTTTCTCCACCCCTACCCAAGAATTGATCTGGTTCATGTTTACACAAGTGGATGCAGAGGTGCAGACAGGAAACATTTTCAACCTAAGCTGGTGAATCCTATGGCTGTGAGAATGAAGCTGACCTCATTAGGGATCCGGCAGAAAGCTTTTGCCTACTCCATGACAACACTCGGATCCAGCTTAATTAACAGCCTGTTTAGCTTCTATTACGTGAAGCTCTTTTTAAATCGGTACAGGATTTCTGAAGGAATGTTCCACCAGGCACAAGTGAGTTTTTATTTTCTGATATGTCTCCATTTTCCATGCCTGAGGCAGTGCAGTGTGTGGTTTGTTGACATTCAAATACACCTTCTGTCATTGTTACCTGTCAGTCTGCGGTGGCCATTTCTGAGGCACTTCAATTTCTTCCAAATCACGTAATCGAATGGGCTTCCAGAACGATGGCTCACAGAATGGGAGGGAAAAATACCACGTCTGTCACCCTGTGTAGCTCTCGTGTTCTTGCAATTAGCTCCAGACAGGTGTTAACAAGGGCAATGACCGGTTTGCAAATTTCGCACCTAGGCAATGAATTGGGAATTTTGCATCAGAGCAAAACACTATTTTCTAAACAAATTTTATATGGGGCACAGttatttatttaattattttacaaatttagagtacccaattctttcttttccaattaaggggtaatttagcatgaccaatccacctgcactgcacatctttttgggttgtaggggtgagaaccAGGCAGACACtgagggaacgtgcaaactccacacagtgtcccgaggcagggatcgaacccaggtcctcagtgtgtaggcagcaacgctaaccactgcgccgccctatgAAAGGCACATTTATAATCAGAATGGCTGTGTTTTAATATTCCCATGTTGTAGTTGAATGGGTTGACCACTTGGGCCAGTTATTTAGAAACTGGTGTTGAAAAGTGAGATCTGTGGATATCAGCTGAGGCTAGTCAGTGATGATGAGTCTGCCACACTCAGTGGCTAGACTTTTAAACACTGTTGTAATGGCAGGTGGATTATAATCTGATACATCTTTATGAATCACTGATCAGTGCTATGATCATAAAATGTCCTTtgagcctgtgccagctctttgaaggaaCGAGTCAATTAGTCCCACTGTCCTTTCCCTATAGTTCAGCAAATTCTCTTTTGCACAAATATTTACCCACCCCTCTTTCTGAAAGTTATTGATGAATTTGCTCCACtatcctttcaggcagcacctttcaGATCACCATAACGTGTCACTGGATAAGTATTTTACTTTTCTTTTTAGATTGTCTTCATGCTATGGAATGCTTTCAACGATCCACTTTTTGGGTATCTTCAAGATAATGCCAAGGTTCCATGCTGTGCCAAGCGGCATCTCTCCATATTGTACGGTGCTCCATTTTATGCCATTGCCTTTCTCCTACCCTGGTTCCCATGGCGTGACTACCAGGAAGGTGACTGGCTATGCGGGGTGCAGCTGGTCATTGCTCTATGCGCGTATGATGGGATGTTGACCTTTGTCCTCTTGGCACAGTGTGCGCTCTTTGCTGAGATCTCAACCAAGCATGAGAACCGACTGCAGCTCATCAAATACAACCAAGTGGCTTCATTGGTCGGATCTTCAAGCGTCCTTTTCTGTGGCCTTATCTCAGACAACATGGAAAATATTTTCAACTTCCAGGTATTTGCCCTCTGTGTTGCCATGCTGGCTTTTGGCTGCATGTACTACACGGGCATGAACTGTGTCAGTCAGTATGAGCACGTGGAGAAACTGGAAAAGGACAAGATGGAGGATGCCTCTAATCTCTCCTGGACTTCTGTCTTCTACCTGACCAAACAGATTGTCATGCAGAAGAACTTTCTGCTTTTCATCGTCATGAACTTTTTCCAGGTTTTCCACCTGGCATTCCTGAACAACTTCATGCTGATCTTTGCAGATCATCTGATTCCACCGTATCTGCTTCCAGCGTTTGTAAAGAGCATAATGTATGGAGCTGGATTCATTTGTCCCCAGGTAATCAGAGCAGTTCTAACAGAAAACTTTTTTTGTGCGTGAATGTTCTTCTCTTCTTGCCTCGTTCTCCTGATGTTTCATTGCAGTTGTGTGGGTGAGGCACTCGTAGAACTGACatgcccccccgtgtctgcgtggatttcacccccacaatccaaaggtgtgcagggtaggtagcttggccatgctaaattgccctttaattgtgaaaaaagtattgggtacactaaatttaaaaaatgaactGACATACCCAAATGGCTTCTCTTCATGAGATACCAGGGAGATGGGTGGGATAACTCACCAGGTCGTAAACCCATGTCCGGAAACTTTGCTGTCAATTGATATCAACGAGTAATATCGATCGGAGCATTAAATCAGCATTCCCCCTGATCCCATGGGTGTTCACCCAGTGAGTTAGGGTAAATTTACCCTCTGGGTGTTGGAAAGCAATCAACcccgggaagcacggtagcacagtggttagcgcaattgcttcacagctccagggtcccaggttcgattcccggctgggtcactgtctgtgcggagtctgcaccttctccccgtgtgtgcgtgggtttcctctgggtgctccggtttcctcccacagtccaaagatgtgcaggttagatggattggccatgataaattgcccttagtgtccaaaattgcccttagtgttggttgagtggggttctgggttatggggatagggtgggggtgtggacttgggtagggtgctctttccaagagccggtgcagactcgattggccgaatggcctccttctgcactgtaaattctatgaaatctatgaaaccatGGGAAATCTGAGGGCTTTGGTTGTTactaatcatttttttttaaataaataaatttagagtacccaatacattttttccaattaaggggcaagttagcgtggccaatccatctaacctgcacatctttgggttgtgggggcaaaatctgcgcaaatacggggagaatgtacaaactccacactgacagtgacccggggctgggattgaacctgggacctcaatgccgtaggcagcagtgttttttttttctttatttttaaattttagagtgcccaattcattttttccaattaacgggcaatttagcgtggccaatccacctacttgcacatcattgggttgtgggggcgaaacccacgcaaacactgggagaatgtgcaaactccacacggacagtgacccagagccaagatcgaacctggtaccttggcgccgtgaggcaacagggctaacccagtgcgccaccatgctgcccttgcagtgttaaccactgtgctgcccttgatatAAATACGattagtgtgtggtgtgtgtggatgTTGTATGTCCATATATATTGACTTGTATGCCATTAATAGCTGGACATTCGGCTGTTTTGCAATTTTCTCTATCCCAATTACTGGATACGTTTTCTCTTCTCCCAGCTTTTAATTCTCAGTAGCCAATCACTGTTGAGGAAGCTTGGCTATTACAAAATCATCTTGTCTGTCTTCTATGCGGAACTATTGAGTGCAACAGTCATGCTGGTATTGGGCCCGAGTCACCACTATGTGCTGTCTATGTTCCTTGTTGCAAACATGTAAGTAATTAATTTCACATCTATCTGTGTCTGCATGTGCCTGTGTCTGTTCGTGCGCACCTGTGTGTCATCTGCCTTATTTGTCGCTTCATGCTTTAGAACCATGCTTCGGGATGGGTGGATTCAGTTCTTCTTCAATCTGAGAGCATTGTACTGTTCCTGCTCTGAGTCTATTGTGGTTGGAATTGAAAGGAATATGCTGATAACAGTGAGAAAGTACAGAGATGGAGCCAAACCTGCAAACTGACTAGAGGCTGGCCCGTTCTAGGATACTGTCTGGTAACCTTGGGTCAATGGTGTCCTTCTGGATTGCTGTACAAAATGCATCAGATGCTCCATGGAGCTTCCACATACCCCCAGGCACGGGCCAGCGGAGGTCAGCCCCGGGGGGCGGTGGGGAGAAGGCCACACCCTGGATGGGGAGCCATCCCctgtgtggggtggtggggaggggggtcaggagcCCAGCATgaatgtgggggaaaggggagcatGATCTGACTGTAGAATGTTTCGTATGAATATTTTAATCTAATCCACCATGTTATCATTTTCTCTATTAGGGTAATGGTATCTGCTACATTCAGCCTTTTTAACTTGCCCCTGGCTGATATTATTGATGCTGACCTTCTGAATTATAAACGCAGGTAAGGCTGTGCAACACTCACTGGtttctctttaaaaaaatatatattttgattcCAAACATTGCAAAAATCTTACATGCACATAAAAAAATCACTCCTATTatacaaacagtttgtcattttttttgttttaacctggccacaaacaggtccatgAAGATGACAATGAACGGCTTCACCTGGGGTAAAACCCTTCCTCCGACCCTTTGATGGCACGCTTAATCTTTTCCAATCTCAGG contains:
- the mfsd13al gene encoding transmembrane protein 180-like isoform X1, with product MAVRMKLTSLGIRQKAFAYSMTTLGSSLINSLFSFYYVKLFLNRYRISEGMFHQAQIVFMLWNAFNDPLFGYLQDNAKVPCCAKRHLSILYGAPFYAIAFLLPWFPWRDYQEGDWLCGVQLVIALCAYDGMLTFVLLAQCALFAEISTKHENRLQLIKYNQVASLVGSSSVLFCGLISDNMENIFNFQVFALCVAMLAFGCMYYTGMNCVSQYEHVEKLEKDKMEDASNLSWTSVFYLTKQIVMQKNFLLFIVMNFFQVFHLAFLNNFMLIFADHLIPPYLLPAFVKSIMYGAGFICPQLLILSSQSLLRKLGYYKIILSVFYAELLSATVMLVLGPSHHYVLSMFLVANMVMVSATFSLFNLPLADIIDADLLNYKRSFPLSSMVFGTNALFTKPAQSLAPMLVVTILNQFDYEKLKDNFTHSEQSALQDLHGAMFYLVCLTPICIAVLQILAWTPYSIRDSHTDVAKYIES
- the mfsd13al gene encoding transmembrane protein 180-like isoform X2; its protein translation is MAVRMKLTSLGIRQKAFAYSMTTLGSSLINSLFSFYYVKLFLNRYRISEGMFHQAQIVFMLWNAFNDPLFGYLQDNAKVPCCAKRHLSILYGAPFYAIAFLLPWFPWRDYQEGDWLCGVQLVIALCAYDGMLTFVLLAQCALFAEISTKHENRLQLIKYNQVASLVGSSSVLFCGLISDNMENIFNFQVFALCVAMLAFGCMYYTGMNCVSQYEHVEKLEKDKMEDASNLSWTSVFYLTKQIVMQKNFLLFIVMNFFQVFHLAFLNNFMLIFADHLIPPYLLPAFVKSIMYGAGFICPQLLILSSQSLLRKLGYYKIILSVFYAELLSATVMLVLGPSHHYVLSMFLVANMVMVSATFSLFNLPLADIIDADLLNYKRRSMKMTMNGFTWGKTLPPTL